One window of the Eschrichtius robustus isolate mEscRob2 chromosome X, mEscRob2.pri, whole genome shotgun sequence genome contains the following:
- the LOC137756906 gene encoding transmembrane protein 199: MASSLLAGERLVRALGPGGELEPEQLPGKLRAELEAVLGKKHKGGDRSASPARLVSFRLIRDLHQYLRERGSTLYLHELLEGSEIYLPEVVKPPRNPELVARLEKIKIQLANEEYKRITRNVTCQDSRHGGTLSDLGKQVRSVKALVITIFNFIVTVAAAFVCTYLGSQYIFTEMTSQVLAALIVASVVGLAELYIMVRVMEGELGEL; this comes from the coding sequence ATGGCGTCTTCCTTGTTAGCTGGGGAGCGACTTGTACGCGCTTTGGGCCCCGGCGGGGAGCTGGAGCCAGAGCAGCTGCCCGGGAAGCTGCGGGCAGAGCTTGAGGCCGTGCTAGGGAAGAAGCACAAGGGCGGCGATCGCTCGGCTAGCCCCGCTCGCCTGGTTTCTTTCCGCTTGATCCGGGACCTGCATCAGTACCTGAGAGAAAGGGGTTCCACACTATACCTTCATGAGCTCCTAGAAGGCAGTGAAATCTATCTCCCAGAGGTTGTGAAGCCTCCTCGGAACCCAGAGCTAGTTGCCCGTCTGGAGAAGATTAAGATACAGCTGGCCAATGAGGAATATAAGCGGATCACCCGCAATGTCACCTGTCAGGATTCAAGGCATGGTGGAACCCTCAGTGACCTGGGAAAGCAAGTGAGGTCAGTGAAGGCTCTGGTCATCACCATCTTTAACTTCATTGTCACGGTGGCAGCTGCCTTCGTCTGCACTTACCTTGGAAGCCAGTATATCTTCACAGAAATGACCTCGCAGGTACTGGCAGCATTGATCGTGGCCTCTGTGGTGGGTCTGGCTGAGCTGTACATCATGGTGCGGGTGATGGAAGGTGAGCTGGGAGAGCTGTAA